GCATCGAACACCTCGCCGGCCGATTGCTGATCCAGCCCGGCGTTGGCCGCCCTGCCTGCGCTGTGCACGCCGCCCCAGTCGGACATGACCCAGCCCTTGAAGCCCCATTCCTTCTTCAGCACGTCGTTGAGCAACCATTCGTGCTCACCTGAGTACGTCCCATTGACCCGGTTATAGGCGGACATGACCGAGCCTGGGTCGCCATGCGCGATAGCGATCTCAAAGGCTTTCAGGTCGGATTCCCGCAGGGCGACCGGGTCGATCTGTGAACTGATGGTGTTACGGCCCGATTCGATATCGTTAGCAGCGAAGTGCTTGATGGTGGAGACCACCTGGCGCTCCTGCACACCCTTGATCGTGGCGCCCACGATGTACCCAGCCAGGATCGGGTCCTCGCCCGCGTACTCGAAGTTGCGGCCATTGCGCGGATCACGCAGCAGGTTCACACCACCGGAGAGCAGCACGTTGTAGCCCTTGCCGCGCGCCTCGCCCCCGATCATGCGGCCGCCCGCATGGGCCACTGCCGGGTCGAAGCTAGCCGCCGTGGCCAGGCTGGCCGGAAGGGAAATGGCACCGGCGTTGTCGATGCCGTGCTTGGTGACACCCAGGCCTGCGTCGGTCTCCTGGATGGCGGGCAGGCCAAGGCGCGGGTTGGCCGGTATAAAGCCCGCGTTGCCCAGCGCGCCCTCAGGCTCGCCGTGCTTGTCGCTCTTCATGCCGAAGTCGGTGCGGATGATCCGGAATTTCTCGTCGTCGGTCATCGCCGCCACGATGAGTTCGGCACGCTTGTCCGGCGACAGGGAACGATCCATCCAGGGGTGCGCGGGCGGCGTCGCGGCGGCGGCCGTGCCAGCAAGGCCGGCGGTGATGGCGAAGGCGAGGGCGGTGCGACGAGCAGTATCGGCCATGATCAGGCATCCGTGGGTTAACGAAACGCCCCACGATGTTCCAGTAACGGTTTCATCGCAACCCACGAGACGCTTCCGATGTACCTTCAATGCTTGTCGGTGGCGCTTGGCGCCCCCATCTATGTCATTGAATGAATTCACAAACGTCAATGCCACTCAGTGCGTTTCATCCGGCGGTTTCGGCCTGGTTCGAAGCCACGTTTCCCGCACCCACCGAGGCGCAGGTCGCCGCGTGGCCGGCCATTCGTTCCGGCCAGCACACCCTGGTGGCCGCACCTACCGGTTCCGGCAAAACGCTGACGGCATTTCTCTCCGCCATCGATGCCCTGGTGCGTGAGGGCGTGGCGGAGGGCGGCCTGCCCGACCGCACCACCATCCTGTACGTGTCGCCGCTGAAAGCGCTGTCGAACGACATACGCATCAACCTGGAAGCGCCGCTCGACGGCATCCGCGAAGAGCTGCGCAAGCAGGGCCTGCCCGATGTCGAGATCCGCACCGCGGTGCGCACGGGCGATACACCCACGGCCGACCGCGAGCGCATGCGCAAGCGGCCGCCTCACATCCTGGTCACCACCCCGGAGTCGCTGTACGTCCTGCTGGGCTCGGAATCCGGCCGGGCCATGCTGCGCAACATCCGCGAAGTGATCGTGGATGAAATCCATGCCGTGGCCGCCAGCAAGCGCGGTAGCCACATGGCGGTCTCGCTCGAACGGCTCGAAGCACTGGCCCAGCGGCGCCTGGTGCGCATCGGCCTCTCCGCCACGCAGAAGCCGATTGAAAAGGTGGCGGCGTTCCTCACGGGCGGCGATGCGTGCGCCATCGTCGATATCGGACACACGCGCAAGCGCGATCTCGCCCTGGACGTTCCGCCCGTCCCGCTCGAAGCGGTGATGTCGAATGACATGTGGGAACTGGTCTATAACCGGCTGGGCAACCTGATCGAACAGCACCGCACCACGCTGGTGTTCGTGAACACGCGGCGCATGGCCGAGCGCGTATCGCGCCATCTGTCCGAACGCCTGGGCACCGATGCAGTGACCGCGCACCACGGCAGCCTCTCGCGCGAGCAACGCCTTGATGCCGAGCAACGGCTGAAGGCGGGCTCGTTGCGCGCCCTGGTCGCCACCGCGTCGCTGGAGCTGGGCATCGATATCGGCGATGTGGACCTGGTTTGCCAGATCGCCTCACCGCGTTCCATCGCCGCTTTCCTGCAGCGCGCCGGCCGCGCGGGGCATGCCGTGGGCGGCACGCCCAAGGCACGCCTTTTTCCCACGTCGCGGGATGACCTCGTGGAGTGCGCCGCGCTGCTCGATTGCGTGCGCCGCGGCGAACTCGATGCGTTGATCATGCCTGAGCAGCCGCTCGACGTGCTGGCGCAGCAGATCGTGGCCGAGGTGGCGTGCCAGGAATGGGACGAGGATGCGCTCTACGACCTGATCCGCCGCGCGTACCCGTTCCGCGAACTGAAGCGGGCGACGTTCGATGACGTCGTGCGCATGCTCGCCGATGGTTTCAGCACGCGCGTTGGCCCGCGTGGTTCGTACATCCACCGCGATGCGGTGAACAAGCGCCTGCGCGAGCGTCGTGGTGCACGGCTCACCGCCGTGACCTCCGGCGGCACCATTCCCGAAACCGGCGATTACAACGTCCTGCTCGAACCGCAGTCCACCATGGTGGGCACGGTGAACGAGGACTTCGCGATCGAGAGCCTCGCCGGCGATGTGTTCCAGCTTGGCAACCGCTCCTACCGCATCCTGCGCGTGGAGATGGGCCGCCTGCGCGTGGAAGATGCTCAGGGCCAGCCGCCGAACATTCCGTTCTGGCTGGGTGAGGCCCCCGGCCGTACCGACGAGTTGTCGATCGGCGTGGCACGATTCCGTACCGAGATCGCGGAGCGCTTCGACGAAGGCGGCCGTGAGGCAGCGATGCACTGGCTTATGGGCGAGCTGGGCGTGGCAAAGGCCGCCGCCGAGCAGATCGTCGATTACCTGTTCCGTGCCCGCGCGGCACTGGGTGCGTTGCCCACGCGCGATACGCTGGTGATGGAACGCTTCTTCGATGAGTCGGGCGGTACCCAGCTCATCATCCACACACCCTTCGGTAGCCGCATCAACAAGGCGTGGGGACTGGCCCTGCGCAAGCGCTTCTGTCGCAAGTTCAATTTCGAATTGCAGGCGGCGGCTACCGAAGATGCCATCGTCCTTTCGCTCTCCACCAGCCACAGCTTCCCGCTGGATGAGGTGGCGCGCTACCTGCATTCGGCCAGTGCCGAACACGTGCTGGTGCAGGCCCTTCTC
Above is a genomic segment from Luteibacter aegosomatissinici containing:
- a CDS encoding DEAD/DEAH box helicase; amino-acid sequence: MPLSAFHPAVSAWFEATFPAPTEAQVAAWPAIRSGQHTLVAAPTGSGKTLTAFLSAIDALVREGVAEGGLPDRTTILYVSPLKALSNDIRINLEAPLDGIREELRKQGLPDVEIRTAVRTGDTPTADRERMRKRPPHILVTTPESLYVLLGSESGRAMLRNIREVIVDEIHAVAASKRGSHMAVSLERLEALAQRRLVRIGLSATQKPIEKVAAFLTGGDACAIVDIGHTRKRDLALDVPPVPLEAVMSNDMWELVYNRLGNLIEQHRTTLVFVNTRRMAERVSRHLSERLGTDAVTAHHGSLSREQRLDAEQRLKAGSLRALVATASLELGIDIGDVDLVCQIASPRSIAAFLQRAGRAGHAVGGTPKARLFPTSRDDLVECAALLDCVRRGELDALIMPEQPLDVLAQQIVAEVACQEWDEDALYDLIRRAYPFRELKRATFDDVVRMLADGFSTRVGPRGSYIHRDAVNKRLRERRGARLTAVTSGGTIPETGDYNVLLEPQSTMVGTVNEDFAIESLAGDVFQLGNRSYRILRVEMGRLRVEDAQGQPPNIPFWLGEAPGRTDELSIGVARFRTEIAERFDEGGREAAMHWLMGELGVAKAAAEQIVDYLFRARAALGALPTRDTLVMERFFDESGGTQLIIHTPFGSRINKAWGLALRKRFCRKFNFELQAAATEDAIVLSLSTSHSFPLDEVARYLHSASAEHVLVQALLDAPLFGVRWRWNATTALALPRFSGGKKVAPQLQRMKSEDLLATVFPDQVACLENIVGEREVPDHPLVNQTLDDCLHEAMDTEGWLAVLRGMEAGSIRVIARDLATPSPLAAEVLSAAPYAFLDDAPLEERRTQAVQSRRWNDAESADDLGRLDTDAIASVRAEAWPEARSADEMHEALMQLGSVTPDEVRDNGWLRLLQALAKDSRATLLTADGTSVWVAAERLPAWQAIHPAAVMQPAIAAPAEYAAQAWTREAALIDIVRGRLGGLGVVEERSMAPTLGVEAMDVSLALVALESEGYVMRGPFSPGATETEWCERHLLARIHRYTIGRLRREIEPVAPRDFMRFLLDWQHVTRAAQVAGPDALAGVIGQLEGFEAAAGAWESELLPSRVSDYSIGWLDDLCRAGRIVWSRLRLGTGTGGPVRATPIVLLPRRQLAVWSAAAPAISDEVKLSSRAEAVEEALRDEGALFFDELASVTRLLRTELEDALGELVAAGRVTADSFAGLRALLLPSAKRHSGRARRTRRHMLSGIEDAGRWALSRRPREERNDADGMEHIARTLLRRYGVVSWRILEREAAWLPAWRDLRRVYHRLEARGEIRGGRFVDGLVGEQFALPEALTALRQIRHREHDGEIVCIAGTDPLNLIGGIVAGTKVPANIGNRIAIRDGIPLAAMVAGKFVVLGDVAPDEEREARAALQRRADMRVPA